From one Sulfurovum sp. UBA12169 genomic stretch:
- a CDS encoding GNAT family N-acetyltransferase, whose amino-acid sequence MQFSIQPAKPGDFEQILAVLKPWNMHHIPSPEMEMIDFDTFFVAKMDGKIVGVSGYKMLSKEEGKTTLLAVYPEFQGSGIGKALQDKRLEAMHQAGIKSVTTNADRHDIIIWYKKHYGYKEIGKIKKVASFGLDDVKEWTTLQMDVKAYFVHKKEKETNKQRYILQNDPYPLSPYPPLIINACLTGMVPTKMSTRYVPISVDEIVQDAIRVYDAGARIVHLHARDKEGKPAHEARYYEEMITAIRQERPELICCVTTSGRNIKGIKERSQALYLSGKAKPDMASLTLGSLNFLSGPSINALDTIQELAMIMKEQGIKPELEVFDAGMINVAKYLERHNMIEGKKYFNLLLGNINTAPATIGDLAHLSGALPADSVWAAAGLGGFQLPMNVAGIVAGGHVRVGIEDAVYYDYKQTVSASNAELVSRIVRIADELQRPIATASQTRTMLGI is encoded by the coding sequence ATGCAATTTAGCATACAGCCCGCCAAGCCCGGCGACTTTGAACAAATCCTTGCAGTACTTAAACCGTGGAATATGCATCATATCCCTTCACCTGAAATGGAGATGATCGATTTTGATACTTTTTTTGTCGCAAAGATGGACGGCAAAATCGTAGGCGTATCGGGGTATAAGATGCTTTCTAAAGAGGAAGGCAAAACCACTCTTTTGGCGGTCTATCCGGAGTTTCAAGGCTCCGGCATCGGCAAGGCGCTGCAAGATAAGCGGCTTGAAGCGATGCACCAAGCAGGCATCAAAAGTGTCACTACCAATGCAGACCGCCATGATATTATCATATGGTACAAAAAGCATTACGGCTACAAAGAGATCGGCAAGATAAAAAAGGTTGCCTCTTTTGGGTTAGACGATGTGAAAGAGTGGACGACTTTGCAGATGGATGTGAAAGCATATTTTGTGCATAAAAAAGAAAAAGAAACAAACAAGCAGCGCTATATCCTCCAAAACGATCCTTATCCGCTCTCTCCTTATCCGCCGCTGATCATCAATGCCTGTCTTACCGGTATGGTGCCGACAAAAATGAGTACACGGTATGTGCCTATCAGTGTCGATGAGATCGTTCAAGATGCTATCAGGGTGTATGATGCGGGGGCCAGGATCGTGCATTTGCATGCGAGGGATAAAGAGGGAAAACCTGCCCATGAAGCGCGTTACTATGAAGAGATGATCACCGCCATTCGCCAAGAGCGGCCTGAACTTATCTGCTGCGTGACTACTTCAGGACGCAATATTAAAGGGATAAAAGAGCGTTCACAAGCACTTTACCTAAGCGGCAAGGCAAAACCTGATATGGCAAGCCTGACGCTGGGCTCTTTAAATTTTCTAAGCGGTCCGAGCATCAATGCGCTAGATACCATCCAAGAACTTGCCATGATCATGAAAGAGCAGGGTATCAAGCCTGAGCTGGAAGTGTTTGATGCAGGGATGATCAATGTCGCCAAATACCTTGAACGCCACAACATGATAGAGGGCAAAAAGTATTTTAATCTTTTGCTGGGCAATATCAACACCGCGCCTGCCACGATCGGGGATCTTGCGCATCTTTCGGGCGCTTTGCCTGCTGATTCTGTCTGGGCTGCTGCGGGGTTGGGGGGATTTCAGCTGCCGATGAATGTTGCAGGCATCGTTGCGGGGGGACATGTGAGGGTGGGCATAGAGGATGCCGTCTATTATGACTATAAGCAAACCGTATCGGCAAGCAATGCAGAACTGGTCAGCCGCATCGTACGCATCGCCGATGAATTGCAAAGGCCTATCGCCACGGCAAGCCAGACAAGAACAATGCTGGGAATTTGA
- a CDS encoding alanine racemase, producing the protein MAFIILNKQHFYHNLNQIALKTGSVEKIGIVLKDNAYGHGIEEMAALSRAYGIKHAVVKNYKEAQKIKTLFDTVLILGGEFNEDETCSFALNGLEQIKKVPSGVRVELKVDTGMHRNGIAPDELDAALDLIRQRGLNLVGVMTHYRSADILSSELFWQQKCFENVKQKVKEAGFSTVRFHSHNSATIFRTHSFDEDLVRVGIGAYGYNELPDIYGKIDLKPVLSLYAKKVSPRVLRSGERVGYGGDFKASKTTKISTYDLGYGDGWRRGESKKPYITGEGVPILGRVSMDFLSLATDKDEVCIMNDAQKAARYFGTISYEMTTALSADIPRSVLDQ; encoded by the coding sequence GTTCTCAAAGACAATGCCTATGGTCACGGGATAGAAGAGATGGCTGCACTTAGCCGGGCTTACGGCATCAAACATGCAGTGGTAAAAAATTATAAAGAGGCACAGAAGATTAAAACATTATTTGATACTGTTTTGATACTTGGCGGAGAATTTAATGAAGACGAAACATGTTCTTTTGCACTTAACGGCCTGGAGCAGATCAAAAAAGTACCCTCGGGAGTCAGGGTGGAGCTCAAAGTGGATACGGGGATGCACCGAAATGGTATTGCACCCGATGAACTTGATGCGGCATTGGATCTCATAAGACAAAGAGGTTTGAACCTTGTCGGTGTGATGACGCATTACCGCAGCGCCGACATACTCAGTTCGGAACTTTTTTGGCAGCAGAAATGTTTTGAGAACGTGAAACAAAAAGTCAAAGAAGCCGGATTTTCGACTGTCAGATTCCATTCTCACAATTCGGCAACCATTTTTCGTACCCACAGTTTTGATGAAGATTTGGTGCGTGTAGGGATCGGCGCATACGGATACAATGAGCTTCCTGATATCTATGGAAAGATAGATCTCAAGCCCGTACTTTCTCTTTATGCCAAAAAAGTCTCTCCAAGGGTTTTGCGATCAGGCGAAAGGGTCGGATACGGGGGAGATTTTAAAGCCTCCAAAACGACGAAGATCTCAACTTACGATCTGGGCTATGGAGACGGTTGGCGCAGGGGAGAGAGTAAAAAACCTTATATTACCGGCGAAGGCGTGCCTATACTTGGCCGCGTTTCGATGGATTTTCTCTCTTTGGCAACCGATAAAGATGAGGTGTGCATCATGAATGACGCACAAAAAGCGGCGCGGTATTTTGGAACGATCAGCTATGAGATGACAACCGCTTTGTCAGCTGATATACCAAGAAGCGTATTGGATCAATAA